The following proteins are encoded in a genomic region of Tenacibaculum sp. 190524A05c:
- a CDS encoding S41 family peptidase translates to MKNTIILLLLFISNYSFSQEACKCSKDLDFVITYYENNLPGFKDNVNSKTKDTYASLKASLKAEAKKAETKGDCYKLTLQFVEFFRDNHSSIYMRSENIDDSNEEQVQQFLASKTFTSREVIPSEQIDQNQYPLDDIRGIYEIKGAYKIAVIPNKTALRDYVGVILESKTKLWKAGQVKFELKKTDVQNEFLAISYLKNHAVRYNSRFSLKEGVLGDFWFKTSLEKQVNHATDVSYEFDFQTINDSIAYLRIPTFSGRRSAKIDSLYDASFNTIRTKPYLIIDVRNNGGGSDANVNPLLEFIYTNKIKTDKVDLYITKDNIKIWEGWYKDAKEDTINFSEDRVKWFAKRLKKMKKARLNSFMSVSKGGKMSRLYKANAVQKVAILYNKNCASSCETLLFRAQQSSKTILVGESSGGYVGYGEVGTVYTPCYNFTLTCTSSRYKKQRAYEVIGIAPNHYLNNTKSWVDQTIELLEKQ, encoded by the coding sequence ATGAAGAATACAATCATACTTTTACTACTGTTCATTAGCAACTATTCTTTTTCACAAGAAGCATGTAAATGTTCCAAAGATTTAGATTTTGTAATTACTTACTATGAAAACAATCTTCCCGGGTTTAAAGACAATGTAAATTCCAAAACAAAAGACACATACGCTTCATTAAAAGCTAGTTTAAAAGCCGAAGCGAAAAAAGCTGAAACAAAAGGCGATTGCTATAAATTAACTCTGCAATTCGTTGAGTTTTTCAGAGATAATCATTCTTCTATTTACATGAGAAGTGAAAATATTGATGACTCAAATGAAGAGCAAGTTCAGCAATTTTTAGCATCAAAAACATTTACTTCAAGAGAAGTAATTCCTTCAGAACAGATCGACCAAAACCAATATCCATTAGACGATATTCGAGGTATTTATGAAATAAAAGGAGCCTACAAAATTGCTGTTATTCCTAATAAAACAGCCCTAAGAGATTATGTAGGTGTTATTCTGGAATCTAAAACTAAACTATGGAAAGCAGGACAAGTAAAATTTGAGCTTAAAAAGACCGATGTTCAAAATGAATTTCTAGCGATTTCTTATCTAAAAAATCATGCTGTACGATATAACAGCAGATTCTCTTTAAAAGAAGGAGTTTTAGGTGATTTCTGGTTTAAAACCTCACTTGAAAAACAAGTTAACCATGCTACGGATGTTTCCTATGAATTTGATTTTCAAACAATAAATGATAGCATTGCTTATTTAAGAATTCCAACCTTCTCTGGAAGAAGAAGTGCAAAAATTGATTCACTATACGATGCATCATTCAATACAATCAGAACAAAACCTTATTTGATAATTGATGTTCGTAATAATGGAGGAGGAAGTGATGCCAATGTAAATCCGCTATTGGAGTTTATATACACAAATAAAATTAAAACCGATAAGGTAGATTTATACATTACAAAAGACAATATTAAAATTTGGGAAGGATGGTATAAAGACGCAAAAGAAGATACTATTAACTTTAGCGAAGATCGTGTGAAGTGGTTTGCAAAACGATTAAAAAAAATGAAAAAAGCACGATTAAACTCGTTCATGTCTGTTTCTAAAGGTGGAAAAATGAGTAGACTTTATAAAGCTAACGCTGTTCAAAAAGTAGCTATCTTATATAATAAAAATTGTGCGAGTTCATGTGAAACATTGCTATTTAGAGCACAACAAAGCTCAAAAACAATTTTAGTTGGTGAAAGCTCTGGAGGATATGTTGGCTATGGAGAAGTTGGAACTGTATACACTCCATGTTATAATTTTACTTTAACCTGCACATCGAGTAGATATAAAAAACAACGTGCCTATGAAGTTATAGGAATTGCTCCAAATCATTATTTAAATAATACAAAAAGTTGGGTTGATCAAACCATTGAACTTTTGGAGAAACAATAA
- the trpS gene encoding tryptophan--tRNA ligase — MSRILTGVQSTGTPHLGNLLGAILPAIEMANQPENESFLFIADMHSLTQIKDGNQLRENTYSTAATWLACGIDVNKTVFYRQSDIPEVTELTWYLNCFFPYNRLKLAHSFKDKADRLEDVNAGLFTYPMLMAADILLYDAEIVPVGKDQLQHLEMTRDVAERLNNVVGETLVPPQAKIQEHTQLVPGVDGEKMSKSRDNVINIFLPDKKLRKQIMKIQTDSTPLEEPKNPDTDNVFALYKLLGSEEQIAEMRANYEGGNYGYGHAKQALYELIIEKFADVRAKYNHYMENKNEIDEALAIGAEKARKVAQDVLQRVRAKVGY; from the coding sequence ATGTCTAGGATCTTAACTGGTGTACAAAGTACAGGAACTCCACACTTAGGAAATTTATTAGGTGCTATTTTACCTGCTATTGAAATGGCTAATCAGCCGGAAAACGAATCGTTTTTATTTATTGCAGATATGCACTCTTTAACTCAAATTAAAGACGGAAATCAATTACGTGAAAACACATACAGTACAGCTGCTACTTGGTTAGCTTGTGGTATTGATGTGAATAAAACTGTTTTTTATCGTCAGAGTGATATTCCTGAAGTTACTGAATTGACATGGTATTTGAATTGTTTTTTCCCATATAACAGATTAAAACTTGCACATAGTTTTAAAGACAAAGCAGATCGCTTAGAAGATGTAAATGCTGGTTTATTTACGTATCCAATGTTAATGGCTGCTGATATTTTATTGTACGATGCAGAAATTGTTCCTGTTGGAAAAGATCAATTACAGCATTTAGAAATGACTAGAGATGTTGCTGAAAGATTAAATAATGTTGTAGGGGAAACTTTAGTTCCGCCTCAAGCAAAAATTCAAGAACACACACAATTAGTTCCCGGAGTTGATGGAGAAAAAATGAGTAAATCTCGTGATAACGTAATTAACATCTTTTTACCAGATAAAAAGTTACGTAAGCAAATCATGAAAATTCAAACGGATAGTACTCCATTAGAAGAACCAAAAAATCCAGATACTGATAATGTATTTGCATTATACAAGTTATTGGGATCTGAAGAGCAAATTGCTGAAATGCGAGCTAACTATGAAGGAGGAAACTATGGTTATGGACATGCAAAACAAGCTTTATATGAATTAATTATAGAGAAGTTTGCTGATGTTAGAGCAAAGTATAACCACTATATGGAAAACAAAAATGAGATTGATGAAGCTTTAGCTATTGGAGCGGAAAAGGCTAGAAAAGTAGCTCAAGATGTTTTACAACGCGTTCGTGCAAAAGTGGGTTACTAG
- a CDS encoding lysophospholipid acyltransferase family protein, with protein MGCRISIEKEEEIDRDKSYVFCANHTSFFDIWLMAIMSKNPIVFVGKKELVKIPVFGFFYKRVVIMVDRGSANSRRKVYGLAKKRLKNGTSVAIYPEGLVPDEEVVLAPFKNGAFSLAIEHQIPIVPQVYYDCKSSFSWNVFRGGPKKLRAKQCKFISTEGLSLEDRIPLKNKIFDLIYNELMNDEKYMKYTLAAKKDEQ; from the coding sequence ATGGGATGTAGAATTTCAATTGAAAAAGAGGAGGAAATCGATAGAGATAAGAGTTATGTATTTTGTGCAAATCACACTTCATTTTTCGACATTTGGCTGATGGCTATTATGAGTAAAAATCCAATTGTTTTTGTAGGAAAAAAGGAACTTGTAAAAATACCAGTTTTCGGTTTTTTCTATAAAAGAGTTGTAATTATGGTGGATAGAGGAAGTGCGAATAGCAGAAGAAAAGTATATGGTTTAGCAAAAAAGAGATTAAAAAACGGAACTAGTGTTGCAATTTATCCAGAAGGTTTAGTACCGGATGAAGAGGTTGTTTTAGCACCATTTAAAAACGGAGCATTTAGTTTGGCAATAGAACATCAAATTCCAATTGTTCCGCAAGTATATTACGATTGTAAAAGTTCATTTTCTTGGAATGTTTTCAGAGGAGGTCCAAAAAAATTAAGAGCCAAGCAATGTAAATTTATTTCTACAGAAGGTTTATCTTTAGAAGATAGAATACCACTTAAAAACAAAATATTCGATTTAATTTATAACGAATTAATGAATGATGAAAAGTATATGAAATATACTTTAGCAGCAAAGAAAGATGAGCAATAA
- the trhA gene encoding PAQR family membrane homeostasis protein TrhA, with amino-acid sequence MSNNELLNDYSQKEEFLNILTHGFGFVASCVGFIFLVIKSMCYVSFWESASFIIFGLSMMVLYAASTLYHNAKNLDKRAKLKVFDHAAIFVLIAGSYTPFCIVALQSKLGWNMFLLVWVIALVGIIFKLFFTGKLEHVSTVMYVVMGWLVVFFISPLMDSLSELGATYLIAGGVFYTIGAILYSIKKIPYNHAIFHVFVLLGSFSHFWAIYNL; translated from the coding sequence ATGAGCAATAACGAACTACTTAACGATTACAGTCAAAAAGAAGAGTTTTTAAATATTCTAACTCATGGTTTTGGATTTGTAGCAAGTTGTGTTGGTTTTATTTTTTTAGTGATAAAATCAATGTGTTACGTATCATTTTGGGAAAGTGCAAGCTTTATCATTTTCGGATTAAGTATGATGGTATTGTATGCCGCTTCCACATTGTATCATAATGCTAAAAATCTTGATAAAAGAGCGAAACTTAAAGTTTTTGATCATGCCGCGATTTTTGTTTTAATAGCGGGAAGTTATACACCTTTTTGTATCGTAGCATTACAATCTAAATTAGGTTGGAATATGTTTTTATTAGTTTGGGTAATTGCTTTGGTTGGAATTATTTTCAAACTGTTTTTTACTGGAAAGTTAGAGCATGTTTCTACCGTAATGTATGTGGTAATGGGTTGGTTGGTCGTGTTTTTTATTTCTCCACTTATGGATAGTTTATCTGAATTAGGAGCAACTTATTTAATTGCGGGAGGAGTTTTTTATACTATTGGAGCTATTTTATATTCCATTAAAAAAATTCCATACAACCATGCCATATTTCATGTGTTTGTTTTGCTTGGTAGTTTCAGTCATTTTTGGGCGATTTATAATTTATAA
- a CDS encoding CYTH domain-containing protein, protein MSIEIERKFLVKDNSFKEEAYQRNYIKQGFLNSDKERVVRVRIKDEKGYLTVKGKSNTSGTSRFEWEKEISKAEANDLMNLCEKGIIEKYRYLVKSGNHVFEVDDFLGDNLGLVIAEIELASENENYISPIWLGKEVTGKAAYYNSNLSKKPYCEW, encoded by the coding sequence ATGAGTATTGAAATAGAACGTAAATTCTTAGTAAAAGATAACAGTTTCAAGGAAGAAGCTTATCAGCGTAATTATATAAAACAAGGGTTTTTAAATTCTGATAAAGAACGAGTTGTTCGTGTTCGCATAAAAGATGAAAAAGGGTATTTAACCGTGAAAGGAAAATCAAATACTTCAGGAACTTCACGTTTTGAATGGGAAAAAGAAATTAGCAAAGCAGAAGCGAATGATTTAATGAACTTATGCGAAAAAGGAATTATTGAAAAATACCGTTACTTAGTTAAAAGTGGAAATCATGTTTTTGAAGTAGATGATTTTCTTGGAGATAACTTAGGATTAGTTATTGCCGAAATAGAACTTGCTTCAGAAAATGAAAATTATATATCTCCTATATGGTTAGGAAAAGAAGTAACTGGAAAAGCAGCATATTATAATTCTAACTTGAGTAAGAAGCCGTATTGTGAGTGGTAA
- a CDS encoding class I SAM-dependent methyltransferase, translated as MRLITLDDITDTYFKIVQRGWKFIFSKFTTNNENRTKSAFSNTSFISSYCWSIPKVNERWNYLITGDKNNNYIDFLTNDFLSHKKGLKLLSLGSGTCNREIDLAEHTSIFKEIVCIDIAQNLLDIAAKNAKDKKLDNITFLAQNIDLMTFKDNEFDIVFFKSSLHHFDNIPTFLTQKIRKTLKPDGLLIINEFVGATRLQFKKHQIQAINNAITIIPKKFRTRYKSNFRKNRYQGAGLLRMIIADPSECIDSENIMPTIHNNFKTIIEKPYGGNLIMSALRDISHHFFELNEEKEEILNTIFSLEDSYLEKYPSDFVFGIYQNIN; from the coding sequence ATGAGGCTTATAACATTAGATGATATAACTGACACTTATTTTAAAATAGTTCAAAGAGGTTGGAAGTTTATCTTTTCTAAGTTCACAACAAATAATGAAAATAGAACTAAAAGTGCTTTCAGTAATACTTCATTTATATCATCTTATTGTTGGTCGATTCCAAAAGTTAATGAACGTTGGAATTACTTGATTACAGGAGATAAAAACAATAATTATATTGATTTTTTAACAAATGATTTTCTCAGCCATAAGAAAGGTTTAAAACTACTCTCTTTAGGATCTGGGACTTGTAACAGAGAAATTGATTTAGCCGAACACACTTCTATTTTCAAAGAAATAGTTTGTATAGATATTGCACAAAACCTTCTTGATATTGCGGCTAAAAATGCCAAAGATAAAAAACTAGACAATATTACTTTTTTAGCTCAAAATATTGACCTAATGACTTTTAAGGATAACGAATTTGATATTGTTTTTTTTAAATCTTCTCTTCATCATTTTGATAATATTCCCACTTTCCTAACTCAGAAAATTAGAAAAACACTAAAACCGGATGGTCTTTTAATTATTAATGAATTTGTTGGTGCTACTAGATTACAATTCAAAAAACATCAAATTCAGGCCATTAATAATGCTATTACAATTATTCCCAAAAAATTTAGAACCAGATATAAAAGTAACTTCAGAAAAAACAGATATCAAGGTGCTGGTTTATTAAGAATGATTATTGCCGATCCTTCTGAATGCATTGACTCTGAAAATATAATGCCTACTATTCATAATAATTTTAAAACAATTATTGAAAAGCCTTATGGAGGCAACCTAATAATGAGTGCATTAAGAGATATTTCTCATCATTTCTTTGAACTAAATGAGGAAAAGGAAGAAATTTTAAACACTATATTTAGTCTTGAAGACTCATACCTTGAAAAGTATCCTTCAGATTTTGTTTTTGGTATTTATCAAAATATAAATTAA
- the recO gene encoding DNA repair protein RecO, with the protein MAIISTKAIVFSSIKYGDTSLIVKCFTLEEGVKTYMIKGVLKAKKGKLKAAYFQPLTQLQVTASHNNKGNLNSLREASVSIPYESIPLDIIKQSIVLFLSEILSSIIQEEEKNEGLYNYIETALIWLDTHNAISNFHLLFLLNLSKYLGFYPDTSNSDASAFSLLEGSFTNSNYEKLTLINTDLTLFKKLLGINFDAIHTISFNKKERQTLLRIIIQYFELHLEGFKKPKSLDVLETVFS; encoded by the coding sequence ATGGCCATTATTTCTACAAAAGCTATTGTTTTTAGCAGTATTAAGTACGGTGATACAAGTTTAATTGTAAAATGCTTTACACTTGAAGAAGGAGTAAAAACCTACATGATTAAAGGTGTTTTAAAAGCTAAGAAAGGAAAGTTAAAAGCTGCTTATTTTCAACCACTAACTCAATTACAGGTAACTGCAAGTCATAATAATAAAGGAAATTTGAACTCATTGAGAGAAGCAAGTGTTTCCATTCCTTATGAGAGTATTCCTCTGGATATTATAAAACAATCAATAGTACTTTTTTTATCTGAAATTTTATCTTCAATTATTCAAGAAGAAGAAAAGAATGAAGGGTTGTACAACTACATAGAAACAGCTTTGATTTGGTTAGATACTCATAATGCTATTTCTAATTTTCATTTACTATTCTTATTGAATTTATCAAAGTATTTAGGGTTTTATCCTGATACTTCAAATTCAGATGCTAGTGCTTTTAGTTTGTTAGAAGGATCTTTTACAAATAGCAACTATGAAAAATTAACACTGATAAATACTGATTTAACACTCTTCAAAAAGCTCTTAGGCATAAATTTTGATGCAATACATACAATTTCTTTCAATAAAAAGGAAAGACAGACGCTTCTAAGGATTATTATTCAATATTTTGAATTACATTTGGAGGGTTTTAAAAAACCAAAATCTTTAGACGTTCTAGAAACGGTGTTTAGTTAA
- a CDS encoding TonB-dependent receptor domain-containing protein: MRWILVLFLCISSTIFAQQITVYDGETGKEIEAVALYNSDKTISAVTDENGKVDISDFKKGIIYFSHVSYAEFSTSKSLILQNDNVVYLSKESEQLDEVVVSVFKSNAKTNRIAEQIEILNTKEIQKLSPQTSADVLEIIPGIRVQRSQLGGGSPVLRGMESNRVLLVVDGVRMNNAIYRKGHLQNSITVAPNMLDRTEVVFGPSSVIYGSDALGGAIHYYTKTPKLSKDKEVKGSFFSRFSTVNDERTNQASIELRFPKWASFTSVSHSDFGDLQMGENRSHGFEDWGKVFYYSENLNGNYNPNPTLNTDLGVQRNTGYNQTDILQKFYVPLSRNTDLKVNVQYSTSSDIPRFDRMTELTDETDPSSLKFAEWYYGPQERLLISPQLTINPKKKWLNEGTFTLAYQNVRESRIQRRFGSLERSYREEEVDIYSLNGDFSVALAKNRNLGYGFEVAYNDVNSNSFGKELNIVNNQITGFSNDFAVQSRYPDGGSSYLSSALYANYRQDITKKSTLNFGMRLTNTQLRAKWIDNTFITLPDSDISLANTALTATVGYVYKPARSWQFNAVLSSGFRSPNIDDVGKIREKSNRLTIPNVDLRPEHAYNAEIGVEKYFNKRKFRIGANLYYMLLSNYIYRDAINDPGLSLVYDGETFTTANQQILANVNRGNAYVTGFTVNYQGKLHKNWMTSGSITYTQGRTFDTDEPMSSIPPLFGNFDVNYVNDNVEAGVNFRFNATKNIEDFNINEGIDNHELTPIVDATATEDINKFYGAPSWATVAIHSAYKINSNFKLQGRLSNIFDKHYREFASGLSAPGRNLSLSVIANF; encoded by the coding sequence ATGAGGTGGATTTTAGTACTTTTTTTGTGTATTTCTTCAACAATTTTTGCTCAGCAAATTACTGTTTATGATGGTGAAACTGGTAAAGAAATTGAGGCGGTTGCACTTTACAATTCTGACAAAACAATTTCTGCTGTAACAGATGAAAATGGTAAGGTAGATATTTCTGATTTTAAGAAAGGAATTATCTATTTTTCTCACGTTTCTTATGCTGAGTTTTCTACCAGTAAATCACTTATTCTACAAAATGATAATGTAGTATATCTGTCTAAAGAATCTGAGCAGCTAGATGAGGTTGTGGTTTCTGTATTTAAGAGTAATGCAAAAACCAACCGAATCGCAGAACAGATTGAGATATTAAATACCAAAGAAATTCAAAAACTCTCGCCACAAACTTCTGCAGATGTACTTGAAATTATTCCTGGAATACGAGTGCAAAGATCACAATTAGGAGGAGGTAGCCCAGTATTAAGAGGAATGGAGAGTAACCGTGTTTTATTGGTTGTAGATGGTGTTCGAATGAATAATGCTATATATAGAAAAGGACATTTACAAAACTCAATTACTGTTGCTCCAAATATGCTAGACAGAACTGAAGTTGTATTTGGTCCGTCTTCTGTAATTTATGGATCTGATGCCTTAGGAGGAGCAATTCATTATTATACTAAAACGCCAAAGTTATCTAAAGATAAAGAAGTAAAAGGAAGTTTCTTCTCTCGTTTTTCTACAGTTAATGATGAAAGAACAAATCAAGCTTCAATAGAATTACGTTTTCCAAAATGGGCCAGTTTTACAAGTGTATCTCACAGTGATTTTGGTGATTTGCAGATGGGAGAAAATCGTTCACACGGATTTGAAGATTGGGGAAAGGTTTTTTACTATTCGGAAAATTTAAACGGAAATTATAATCCAAATCCAACGTTAAATACGGATTTAGGTGTTCAAAGGAATACAGGTTATAATCAAACGGATATTTTACAGAAATTCTATGTTCCACTTTCTAGAAATACAGATCTAAAAGTTAATGTACAATATTCAACATCTTCAGATATTCCAAGATTTGATAGAATGACAGAATTAACGGATGAAACAGATCCGTCGTCTCTAAAGTTCGCAGAATGGTATTACGGTCCACAAGAACGATTACTTATTTCTCCGCAGTTAACCATCAATCCAAAAAAGAAATGGTTAAACGAAGGAACATTTACGTTAGCGTATCAAAATGTTAGAGAGAGTAGAATACAAAGGAGATTCGGAAGTTTAGAAAGAAGTTATAGAGAGGAAGAGGTTGATATTTATAGTTTGAATGGAGATTTCTCAGTCGCTCTTGCTAAAAATAGAAATTTAGGATATGGATTTGAGGTTGCTTACAATGATGTAAATTCAAATTCTTTTGGTAAGGAATTGAATATTGTAAATAATCAAATTACTGGTTTTAGTAACGATTTTGCAGTTCAATCTCGTTATCCAGACGGTGGAAGTAGTTACTTAAGTTCTGCTTTGTATGCGAACTACAGACAAGATATTACTAAAAAGTCTACTTTAAATTTTGGAATGAGATTAACCAATACTCAGCTACGAGCAAAGTGGATCGATAATACATTCATAACATTACCAGATTCAGATATTAGTTTGGCAAATACTGCATTAACAGCTACTGTGGGTTATGTATATAAACCTGCAAGAAGTTGGCAATTTAATGCTGTACTTTCTTCAGGATTTAGATCTCCTAACATTGATGATGTAGGAAAAATTAGAGAAAAGAGTAACCGTTTAACAATTCCAAATGTAGATTTAAGACCTGAACATGCTTACAACGCAGAAATAGGTGTTGAAAAATATTTTAATAAGAGAAAGTTTAGAATTGGTGCTAACCTGTATTACATGTTATTGAGCAATTATATATACAGGGATGCTATAAATGATCCTGGTTTATCATTGGTTTATGATGGAGAAACATTTACAACAGCGAATCAACAAATTTTAGCTAATGTAAATAGAGGAAATGCTTATGTAACCGGATTCACAGTTAATTATCAAGGAAAATTACATAAGAATTGGATGACTAGCGGATCAATAACATATACACAGGGTAGAACTTTTGATACCGATGAACCAATGTCTTCAATTCCACCACTATTCGGAAATTTTGATGTGAACTACGTGAATGATAATGTTGAAGCAGGCGTGAATTTCAGATTTAACGCGACGAAAAACATTGAAGATTTCAATATCAATGAAGGAATAGATAACCATGAGTTAACGCCAATTGTAGATGCAACAGCTACCGAGGATATTAATAAATTTTATGGGGCTCCAAGCTGGGCAACTGTAGCAATTCATTCTGCTTATAAGATTAATTCAAATTTTAAATTACAAGGACGTTTATCAAATATTTTTGATAAACATTATCGTGAGTTTGCTTCAGGTTTATCTGCTCCAGGACGTAATTTATCATTAAGTGTAATTGCTAATTTTTAA
- a CDS encoding DUF3817 domain-containing protein produces the protein MINLFKVVSLLEGVSYILLLFIATPIKYIYDNPTYVKWLGMPHGLLFVAYIMLAFFLWESQKWSAKEFFIVCLLSLLPFGTFFVGKYLKE, from the coding sequence ATGATCAACCTATTTAAAGTAGTAAGTTTATTAGAAGGAGTTTCTTATATCTTACTATTATTTATTGCTACACCAATTAAATATATATACGATAATCCTACTTATGTAAAGTGGTTAGGAATGCCTCATGGTCTGTTATTTGTGGCGTATATTATGTTAGCATTTTTCTTGTGGGAATCTCAAAAGTGGTCAGCAAAGGAATTCTTCATTGTTTGCTTATTATCATTACTTCCATTTGGAACATTTTTCGTTGGAAAGTATTTGAAGGAATAA